The Trypanosoma brucei brucei TREU927 chromosome 9, whole genome shotgun sequence genome includes a window with the following:
- a CDS encoding hypothetical protein, unlikely (GPI-Anchor Signal predicted for Tb09.244.2140 by DGPI v2.04, no cleavage site predicted), with protein MFAFRTSFNRLRGVGIGTFCVVSGTVSHGCKCRNGLQNDVNAERVKLYFTHFHMCLGEYSVICLCNNSFVCVCVFV; from the coding sequence ATGTTCGCTTTTCGCACCTCCTTTAACCGGTTACGGGGTGTCGGTATCGGcactttttgtgttgttagCGGTACTGTCTCACACGGCTGCAAATGCCGAAACGGTTTGCAGAATGACGTGAATGCTGAGAGGGTTAAGTTGTATTTCACACACTTCCACATGTGCCTTGGTGAGTACTCGGTGATATGTTTATGTAACAactcgtttgtgtgtgtgtgtgtgtttgtgtga